CGCGGGCTGGATCCCTCTGGACTGACCCGCGCACACAACCCCGCACAGGTGACGCCCCATGCGAAACTCCGGCTTCAGCCTCATTGAAATCCTCATTGTCATGATCATCCTTGGCCTGCTGGCTACGGTGCTTGCCCCGCGGATCATGGACCGCCCGGACGAAGCCCGCGTCACCAAGGCCGCCGTGGACATCAAGCAGCTGGAAACCGCCCTCAAGCTGTACAAGCTGGACAACGGCCGCTACCCCACCACCGCCCAGGGCCTGCAGGCCCTGGTGGAGCAGCCCCGCCAGGACCCCGTGCCCAAAAACTACCGCGAAGGCGGCTACCTGGAGCGCAAGGAGCTGCCCAAGGATCCCTGGGGCACGCCCTTCATCTACCGTTCCCCGGGCCGGGACAAGCGCCCGTTTGAACTCATCAGCCTGGGTGCGGACGGCAAGGAAGGCGGCGAACAATTCGATGCAGACGTCAACAGTTGGGAAATTGAATGAGCTCCCGCAGCACGGCCGGATTCTCCCTGCTGGAGCTTCTGGTGGTGCTGATGCTGTTCGGCCTGGGGCTCTTCGCCCTGTTGCCGACCCTGACGCCGCAGCGCTCCGGCTCCCGCGAAGGCAGTCTGGAGCACTTCATTGCCGAGGCCCGGCGCGAGGCCGTGCAGCAAGGCACGGTGCAGCGCCTGTGCTTCCGGTTCGGCAGCCGGGACATGATCCGCGGCAACGCCACCGTGCGCCTGGAATC
The sequence above is a segment of the Megalodesulfovibrio gigas DSM 1382 = ATCC 19364 genome. Coding sequences within it:
- the gspG gene encoding type II secretion system major pseudopilin GspG, which translates into the protein MRNSGFSLIEILIVMIILGLLATVLAPRIMDRPDEARVTKAAVDIKQLETALKLYKLDNGRYPTTAQGLQALVEQPRQDPVPKNYREGGYLERKELPKDPWGTPFIYRSPGRDKRPFELISLGADGKEGGEQFDADVNSWEIE
- a CDS encoding prepilin-type N-terminal cleavage/methylation domain-containing protein; this encodes MSSRSTAGFSLLELLVVLMLFGLGLFALLPTLTPQRSGSREGSLEHFIAEARREAVQQGTVQRLCFRFGSRDMIRGNATVRLESPLAAAALDGERVAGAGGCFCIYPSGLMDSVSLRLASGDIYRSQMLTGRLEAKDPSRRVAAPRTGQAF